The nucleotide window TAGGCACGTACAACCCTGATCCCACTGCTAGACTCGATTTGTTTTTGCTGGATCACATGTAGGGCCACCCATAGCCTAACTTTTATCTTTACCTTTACCTTTGTGTTCTTTAAACTTAAGCAAGCAAAGAATCTGATGATGACAGATGGATGGAGCTAGAGACTAGAGTGTGCTGGGAGCAAAGAATTTTCACAGCTTTGTTGGCAGAAGAGCAAGTAAAGCAGCAAAGCAAACGCAAGGAATACTACTATGTATGCATGCCCCAGGACAAGAGCTTGCTGTATCTATTCCATTCTGTGTCTGCAAGCAGCTTAGTTTTCTGGTCCACCTGATCGATCTATCTCTGGCTTCGTTTTAGCTAAACTTGTACTGGTTCAATCCAGCTACGCCACAATCAAGGTAATGTTACTGTGCCAATTGTCTATATATGTATGTGATCTGCAGAGTGCTTCTGCAAATTTGTAAAGCTTTTGAAAGACTTCATAACGGGCTAGGGATCAAACTTCTAACTTCTCCGAATGCTTTCATCGATCCTAGACATATGCAGGAACGAATTAAGCCAGCTGGAACCTTCGCTGCAGATCCATTAGATCATGGGTTAGATCGAACAAGCCAATTCAACTCCAAATGAACCTGAAGATCAATTCAATACATCATGACGAGGGTACGTAATCCATTCATGCATCTCGATCTTCAGGAACCAATGTCGCAAGCTTAACTGAGATTTGCATTTGCTATCATATTTTGCTTGTTGCCTGACCACTTTGTGCGAAAACATGTTTTAGAGCACCTGCACCCCGGCCCTTCTATCCTAGCCATCCATCCACACATCGCGATCCGTGCAAATacatttctcttttttgtttctctcaTATAGAACATGTCTTGAAGTTCAAACCTTTGCAGAACAGCAAAGTTTTCTAACTAGAATGTAGGAAATTTTTTTTAGATTTTTGGGCCCAACATAAATATACAAAATAAGTTTTGTATGATTAAAAAAGTATCATATTTTTAGTATTTATGCCGGACAAAAATTTCTGAAAGATTTATCCTAGATTCTAGTTAGAAAGCTTTGCCGCGCTGCAAATGTTAGAACTTCAAGACATGTCCTATAtgagagaaacaaaaaagaaaaaatttCATGTAAAAATTTAGTTGTGTCGCACAAATCTTAAAGAAATATTGAAGAAGCAGGATAGAAGGGCCTGGGTGCAGGTGCTTTAAAAATCTGCGTGCCCACTTTGTGGGTTTGCCATCTATAAAATGTTTCACTTTTGTTTGAGAAGAAGAGGATTTAGTTTGGCGCCGTGTTCTGAATTTCGGCCGAGAAAAGTGGATTTCGGCCGAATTTCAGCCATTTCGGCCTGGGGCGAAAAGTATATTTAGGCCGAAATTGCTCAAATTTGGCAAATTTTGATCAAATTTAAGTCAAATTGTAGTCAAAATTTGATCAAATTTCAGCCGAAATTTTTGAAAATGGCCGAAATTCGGCCATCTCGGCCTAGGGCGAAAAAAAGCTcaaaccaaaaatcaaaacacaGGTTCAGTGAGCTATTTGCAAGTATTGCTCATGTATCTAGATGTCGATCTCAGTTCGGTTAAGCTTTCCACGCGACAGACAGCGAACCCTAGCCGCCTCCCGGCTCGATCTCGGGAGGCACCCCCGCCGCACCTATGTCTCGACCCCCTCGTTCGTCAACCCTCCTCGCCTCCGCCGGCAGTGGCCTCCCCGGCCGGCTTGCCGGCGGCGGTGGGCCTCCCCATGACGCCTGCTTTCTCCTCTTATATCTTCCCCATCTAGTCTCCTCCATGTCCATGGTCGGCCAGATCGGACGCGCCTCCGTGCGGGTGTGGCGGCTGCTCGCGATTTGCTACTGGTTGGTGCGGCCTCGCGGTAGATGAGGCGCGACCAGTGCTCTTGCTTCATCCCGTACGTCACACTGGGAGTGGCTCCCACGGCTGGACGGAGTCCCTAGCTGCTCTGCCTAGAGCAGAACAAGTTGGGTATCGTCCCTAGTCACTCCCACGGCCCGCCTGTTGTGCCTGCTCAGGCACCTCCCGCTGGCATTGTCCATGACTGTGCGTGGTGAGCGTCGGCGGCTCCGGCATAGACGTCGCGATGTACTCATGCTCCTCACGCGCCGGGGATCCGATCCATGGCGAGGCTGGTCGAGGGGTCCTTCCTGGTGGTTATTGCATTGTTGGGCCGTGAGCAGCACAATGAAAATTTGGGCTGTGTCTTCCAACGCATGATGCCAGAGGCGGCCAGGAGGGGAATATCCTATTTGACGCACGTTCTGTCAAATTGTCGACCTTTCGCACAGACCTTGCCGATCAAGCGATCActtgggccagcccatttaacGTGTTTGCAGCATatccggttttgggaaccttctagagtTTCCCAGTCAGTTTTTTCTGGTTTTGGGAACCTCCCTGAACCGGTTTTTTCGGTTTCTCTTTGGTTTTtcgtttttctttcttttttcatttcttttccttttttttctttctcgtttcttttttttactttcaacttttttttttcctttttcaagTCGATATTTCCTTTTTTTTCAAAAACTTAAAATTTTTCTCAGATTTTATAAAAATGTTCCATTGTTTAAAATATGTTCccaaattttaaaaatgttttgaACTCCAAAAAATGATAGGAATTTGAAATAATGttcatgtatttaaaaaaaataaaaaatttagaaaatgttcatattttcaaaaacaaacttccataattgcaaaaaatgTCCGCGGTTGCAAACTTTGGTCTGAAATTAAAAATTGTTTGAGTTTGAAAAAGTGTTcagaaatttcaaaaaatgttcatggtttTAAATTTTTGTTAGATATTTCATGAAGTTCGATTTTTAAATATTTGTTTCAcggtttcaattttttttcataaTTTCATGAAATGTTCCattttcaaatatttgttcaAAAATTCAAAAACTCTCTGTGGTTTAAAATTTTGTTCGGAATTTCATAATTTGTTCGCAACTTCAAAAAATGTTTCATGTTTTGCAAAAACATTTTCTGCCGTTTTAAATTTTTTGTTCACATATGCAAAAAAAGTTCTTGTCTATGAAAATGTtcagaaattcaaaaaatgtaCGCACTTTTTCAAAATATAGACCATTTATCTGAAGTTTTGAGCAAATTTCAGGTTCGAAaacatttttttggaattttgaacaaaaaaatcaaaaacacaaaaagaaaaaaaaaggatCTCTGTTTTATTGTTCTTAGAGGCTTGCGCTGGCAAGTAATCACTAGTTCTCATTTTTTTCGGTGGCTAGCCCAAAAATCTTGTTTGATGGGGGTCTCGTGTTTGATCCTCGGTAATGCTCCTTTTTTCGAGAACATTTATATAGTTGCTACAGTAGTCGATCGCTAGCACATCCGCTCGCTTCGCTCATTCGCTAGTGGGCCTCCGTCACTGTTTTGGCGTGTGTATGAGTTGGTGTTGGTTGTGTGCATCCTAACTATGCAGAGGTCGGGTGTGTGCTCATTGTGTTTTGTACCTTCTTGATGCTCCATTTTAAGCAAATAAAATCCACCCCGAAAAAAAATCTTGATAGAACTAATGTATAGTAGTATATGACCCGTCTGTTGGGAGATGCTATCATTCCCTTCGCTGCCATGATTCTGTATCCTTACATACATTAGCCATTGTTTTCTTAACGAATTTAGATGATAGTAAATTATACACAATCCAGTTTAAGTGTTCGATTGCAGGCATTATAAAACACCTATATAGTCATAACAAAATGTGTACTAAAAGAAAACACAAAGAGTATAATTAACTACTTCCTCTGTCCCAAATTATAAGACATTTTTGGTAGGCTAAATAGCGTACCAAAAACGTCTTATAATCTGGGACTaaggtagtattatctttgtTATTCCTATGTCCTGTCCCTATAGTTAAAAATGTGCCTTACAACTTGAAACAAAGTAGTGAAAAAGAAACAATGGTAAAAGTGATGAACCTCATTCATTGATTATTATACACTTCACAGGTCATCGATATCAAGGCAAATACCATCGATGCTGCAGCAGGAGAAATACTCGGTATTCTAGATGGCATCAGCAAATACGAAAGAAAAATCTACTTTTTTGGTTGGTGTGGACTCGGGGCATCTGCTGCTCTCAGAGTGGCAGCCCAACGCCTGAAATCACTGGCTGCTAAAGGAAGGAAGTTTGACAAGGTTGTCCACGTGGATTGCACATTGTGGCAAAGCATGAGAGCCCTGCAAAAGGCAGTTGCTGAGGAGCTAGAGCTTCCCCAGTCGGTGATGGCCATCTTTGATCAGCATGATGAGGAGGATGATTTCAATGGGATAGACCAAGGCTCCAGAGGGGTTTTATTGGATGTCAGAGAGGAGATCTTCAGAAAGCTTGCTAGTAGTACGTTTGTGGTGTTTTTCCACAACGGGAGCAACCACTACATTGATTTGTACGAGTGTGGTGTCCCTGTAACAACATTTTTGAGTAACAAGGTCGTGTGGACCTGGGGTGGGGGTTTTCATTTGCCCAATAAAAGTCTGGAACGTCAGCTTAGAAACAATGTGGTTGATGTTTTCGTGGGAAGTGAAGACTGGCACgatcatgtattgcatgaagaggCCGCGGAGGTTGCCAAGCGCGTGGGTATTCTTGATCCTGATAAGATAGTAGAGTGCTTCCAGTATGCTTGGGCAAGAAGACTTGTGAGTGATATTGACTGGGAGATGCATGCTTCAAACTATTGGGTAAGCGACGGGATTATACAAGGTCAAGGCGATACATCGGCATGGGAGGTTGGCAATGCTTTGAAGAGAAACGTACACTTGGATCGGATTGTGGAGAATATTTACTATGAGAAAGAGATTGGTGGTCGCATTTCCAGTCCTAATGGCTGTTGGGTTTCAGCCACACACCAAACCCTGCTACATGATGATAATCGCGTGTTGCCTCCTCGGGCGACATCCTTCTTCCTTCTAACAGAAGAATCAGAGGGTAGGAGGGTGGTATTACTAGCTGCCATGTTCCCACACAACAATAGGCTACGGGTGTTACATCTATCTTGGTGCACCTTCAGTTTTACATCTCCTCCCTTCTTCTGTTGCAGCCACCTAAGATTCCTCCTACTGGACCATTGCACAGATGTCGGAGAGGAGGAGCATCAAAGCAACAACCAAAGCGGATCATGTTTCCAGAAGTTGTGGGTGTTGGACCTGAGGTACACAGATTGGTACTCAAAAACTATGATGTGTTTAATGGATGAACTCAGGGAGCTGAATGTGGAGACAGACAAGGATTGGATGAGCATAGTTGATTGCTGTGGCAATAGAACAAGCCTTGTCAAGCTCCGAGTAGCTACCGACACAGACTCTGCAACAGAAATAGTCATTCACTGTCAAGTCCCTAACCTGTCTAGCGCCAGCCTCCTTAAGGAAATCATCCTTGAGGAGTGTGTTGGATTGGAACAAGTTGTCACTGATGTTCTGCCACCATTGCTTGAGTCATTTAGTTTCTTCATCACTGATGATGCTATCCCTAAGATATCAAGCATTTCCTTAGAGGGCCTTGCCAAATTGAAGAGTGTGCTGCTAAGAGGGGTGATGGAGAACCTCCAGGAGctggatctctcgggtacagcaGTGAAGACCCTTCACCTCAGAAAAGTGGTAGCCCTGAACCTCAAGCAGCTCATCCTACTGGGTTGTGAGAAGCTGCAAACAATACAACATCCATCAAGTAACAAATGGCCAAGGAGGTTCGAGGTGTTGCGCATTGACACCATCCGATCAGCATCATCTGCCCAAGCTAATTGGGAAGAGAAGACCAAGGAGACTATTGCTGCTATAGGATCATCTTGTATTGCTGCAGTTCCTTCTGAAAAACCAGCTACATCCTTTGATTGGTACATCTCTGTAAGGGATGCAAGGCTCTTTAGGTCGCTAGAGCCCTTTGAAAAATATTTCACGAAGAAGTATGGATGTATAGAGATGGCGTCATCACCTACAGGTAGTGTTGCTATTGATGATAGTGGACGTGCTCAAGGAATTAGAAAGCCTGGTCATTATTTATATGCAAGAGATATAATCTTCCGAGACCACCTGCTggctgctactgctaatgaaggtGCAATCGGATGGATGTGGGCTTGCTCGTCTGTTCCTGCTGTTGATGAATCCGTGAGCTGGTACGTCCACATACAAGATGAAGAGGAGATAAAGAGTGGATTACTGCAGCAACAAGGCAACATCCAAGGAACTAGTACTGGTGTTGCTTTAATCCCTGATTTTATATGTTACAGTGCTATAACACTGCGTGTGCATGATAGCTTGTCCATCACTAGCATCCCAAGCCCACAAGTGCTATGGTCGAGCAGGTTTACAAAATCATGGAGCTGCCTTCGATGGTGTCGAGTTGAGAGATGCCCCAAGCTAAGCTCTGTATTTCCTATCCCCACACGAAGTGATGATGGGAATGATTATGAGATAGTTGAATGCTTTTCTTGTTTGACCACGTTCCGGGCATCCCAGCTCCTGAAGGCACGCTACATCTGGAACTGGAGTACAACATGCATACCCAGTAAAGATTCCTTTCAACGCCTAAAATTCTTGCACCTAGACTATTGCCCCGGGCTCATACATGTGCTCCCCTTATCCGTAAATATGACTACCTTGGGGAACCTAGAGACCCTCGAGATCGTGTGTTGTGGCGATCTCATGGAGATCTTCCCTTTGGACCCTAAGCGCCAAGAGAAGGAAACAAATATAAATTTCCCCGAGCTGAAGCATATCCACCTACACGATCTCCCCAAGCTGCAGCGCATCTGTGGAAGTAAGATGTTTGCGCCAAAGCTCGAGACTATCAAGACAAGGGGCTGCTGGAGCCTGAGGCGCCTGCCCGCCGTTGCCAAGCAATGCCCGGAGGTGGACTGCGAGAAGGAATGGTGGGACATCTTGGAGTGGGCCGAGGTGGATGCAAACCACCACCCTTCGCTCTACAAGCCGAGCCACTCGAGGTACTACAAGAAGGCCCAACTGCCGAGAGGCACTGTACTCAGGTGAGATATATCTGGCTCCATCTTCCCATTCATTAATAGTTAACTTCGTGTGCTAGTCAAACTTAGTTTCATCATCATCCTGCCAGTACTATTCTACTTTCATTAATTTACATAGTTATAATCAATCATCTCATTGGTGATTTATTATGCTGCATTCCAGGTAATCCATCCCTTCACTGACGTGATCTTCAGCTTGCTTTGACACTACATGCATATTGGCTTACAAAGTTGAAGATTTCTCTGCAATATACGGTTGTGTGTATGTTGCCTACCCAAATTCATGTTACTTGATTGGTTTGTGAGTGCTCTATATCTGCTTTGCCATGGCGTGGCTCTGCTCCTACAGAAATCCACATTGTTGACGTGATGATGTGTCTTCCAATTTGGTtttgtttggtttggtttggttcGGTCATCTTTGCTGGACTGACCCATGTATCCATCAGAGCAAGTATCTATCATCTGGTTGGAGAGATGACGGTATAGGCTCTGAGCAAGAGAGAAATAAATAGGAGAGGCGTCCAACTTATCCGGCATGGGCCCTGACATGCTCATGTTGCTGCTATGCTCTCTGTGTGTGGTGTGTGATTTGTCGGCTATCGATCGATTGTTGTAATAATTTGTTGTACTCTGACTTGCGTATACATAATGGTGATGAAGGTTGTGCGTGCGTTTGATTTTTGCAACAGTTGTGCATTGTTATAAATCCGCTGCTCAATGTTTCTTATCTGAATGTTGTAGCTCTATGCTTTATGCTTTGCTTTGTTTTGGGTTGCTTTCTTCTGCTTCCCCTTATGCTCCGCTTCTTATTTTTACTGGCTAGCTGAGCAGCTATCGGTTAATCACTACTACAAAAAGggctattaatggcgcaccagttttgcctattAATGGcacatcactggtgcgccattagtaccacgccactagtatttattactaatggcgcaccgggcagtgcgccattagttttgcccatggtgcgccactagtgtgtgctatactaatggcgcaccgcatggtagtgcgccattagtaacaatttttttatttttttttaaatctcaggtcactatttcacctatgagatatccaacacacatatatatatatatacaacaagcatccatataacatacatagacaacacacaagttccatcatatatacatacatagccaacatatagttccatcgttacatattacaaaagttccacattgttcatccaacaccgttatccatcaattcacaaaagtttcacattgatacaaaattcagttctcatgcattgttg belongs to Triticum urartu cultivar G1812 chromosome 7, Tu2.1, whole genome shotgun sequence and includes:
- the LOC125524683 gene encoding uncharacterized protein LOC125524683, coding for MTRVIDIKANTIDAAAGEILGILDGISKYERKIYFFGWCGLGASAALRVAAQRLKSLAAKGRKFDKVVHVDCTLWQSMRALQKAVAEELELPQSVMAIFDQHDEEDDFNGIDQGSRGVLLDVREEIFRKLASSTFVVFFHNGSNHYIDLYECGVPVTTFLSNKVVWTWGGGFHLPNKSLERQLRNNVVDVFVGSEDWHDHVLHEEAAEVAKRVGILDPDKIVECFQYAWARRLVSDIDWEMHASNYWVSDGIIQGQGDTSAWEVGNALKRNVHLDRIVENIYYEKEIGGRISSPNGCWVSATHQTLLHDDNRVLPPRATSFFLLTEESEGRRVVLLAAMFPHNNRLRVLHLSWCTFSFTSPPFFCCSHLRFLLLDHCTDVGEEEHQSNNQSGSCFQKLWVLDLRYTDWYSKTMMCLMDELRELNVETDKDWMSIVDCCGNRTSLVKLRVATDTDSATEIVIHCQVPNLSSASLLKEIILEECVGLEQVVTDVLPPLLESFSFFITDDAIPKISSISLEGLAKLKSVLLRGVMENLQELDLSGTAVKTLHLRKVVALNLKQLILLGCEKLQTIQHPSSNKWPRRFEVLRIDTIRSASSAQANWEEKTKETIAAIGSSCIAAVPSEKPATSFDWYISVRDARLFRSLEPFEKYFTKKYGCIEMASSPTGSVAIDDSGRAQGIRKPGHYLYARDIIFRDHLLAATANEGAIGWMWACSSVPAVDESVSWYVHIQDEEEIKSGLLQQQGNIQGTSTGVALIPDFICYSAITLRVHDSLSITSIPSPQVLWSSRFTKSWSCLRWCRVERCPKLSSVFPIPTRSDDGNDYEIVECFSCLTTFRASQLLKARYIWNWSTTCIPSKDSFQRLKFLHLDYCPGLIHVLPLSVNMTTLGNLETLEIVCCGDLMEIFPLDPKRQEKETNINFPELKHIHLHDLPKLQRICGSKMFAPKLETIKTRGCWSLRRLPAVAKQCPEVDCEKEWWDILEWAEVDANHHPSLYKPSHSRYYKKAQLPRGTVLR